In Aedes albopictus strain Foshan chromosome 3, AalbF5, whole genome shotgun sequence, the following are encoded in one genomic region:
- the LOC109405403 gene encoding LOW QUALITY PROTEIN: uncharacterized protein LOC109405403 (The sequence of the model RefSeq protein was modified relative to this genomic sequence to represent the inferred CDS: deleted 2 bases in 1 codon), translating into MANLPPLPKVASTGSSDPQPRPESYNNRPCTGRGCSSVNSSSLSRASARLALRLRQINEERAIQQREIEMERRAFAFERKVLNEKYRLLEQQIQRKSTFKEPSADGIQLSTSPHTADNSTIPKKLKIPSIQSIGIESLTDRLKSLGTQQRISSAFPKADSMTQNMSASSSVRCNMENFIARAPYGTPSNSEFNYEDTAVRSHQPCHGTVQHQRQVCISSQGSSCVRKFSQNTRRNSITNTKDLRTTRKIKPIFCQGQQRIVIKLPLLQLHQYVKSHMECSIVCVQKELTVIERAQNDYRSALSETRVCRIPSYLDTGQKLKNRTQSRMKNVETKSSLFSTKKTDLLIAVMHGSSMLCTVPTTPEQNKSSSSSLLSLSSTLESPASRKKEICKFFKMGIYRYGSVCSNTHVAPATEQTQSGLSFAADSGPSFTIDPLKRINASEFVFKFNQWQSPTGSVEVQQTEQMLPEERLVSLDLSEEGVVADDEAEEEDAIAAAGMPYAVVITISVGMIGIHVDSVLCPYFESRGVCMMDTCPYVAIYKRCDKFCLNALDKEHQGLHDVECIKQHELDMQQSFTIHRSKDKICDIYLKVVMEKLCREQRFGILPNFSNIFYLKCIWTLRQAKHSKNNIKLGCRTCRIPSHFVCLSIVWVGSREEKDEPINDNMMACNITHCKHFKQDSSKCLFGNKCFYVLVDVGGPSRQTDNRLQISHLQEFFRNVLYQRELLIDFVLSILSDSDDSAMSEL; encoded by the exons ATGGCAAACTTACCACCGTTGCCGAAAGTAGCATCAACGGGAAGCAGCGATCCTCAACCGCGCCCCGAATCATATAACAACCGGCCATGCACAGGTCGCGGTTGTTCGTCAGTGAATAGCAGTTCACTAAGCAGAGCATCCGCTCGTCTTGCCCTACGACTAAGGCAAATAAATGAAGAGCGCGCAATTCAGCAGCGCGAAATTGAGATGGAAAGGCGCGCTTTTGCCTTTGAGCGCAAAGTCCTGAATGAAAAATATAGATTGCTGGAGCAGCAGATTCAAAGGAAGTCAACCTTCAAAGAACCTTCAGCCGATGGTATTCAGTTATCAACTTCACCGCATACAGCGGACAATTCAACGATACCGAAGaaattaaaaattccttcaatacAATCGATAGGAATTGAATCTTTAACAGATCGGTTAAAATCGCTTGGGACTCAGCAGCGTATTTCAAGCGCGTTTCCCAAAGCAGATTCGATGACGCAAAATATGAGCGCAAGTAGCAGTGTCAGATGTAATATGGAAAACTTCATCGCTCGTGCACCTTATGGAACACCATCAAACTCCGAGTTCAACTATGAAGATACAGCCGTCCGATCTCATCAGCCATGCCACGGTACTGTTCAGCACCAGAGACAAGTGTGTATTTCGAGCCAAGGATCAAGTTGTGTGAGGAAGTTCTCACAAAATACCCGCAGAAACAGCATTACTAACACCAAGGATTTGCGAACAACCAGGAAGATCAAACCTATATTTTGTCAGGGTCAGCAACGTATAGTGATAAAATTACCATTATTGCAACTACATCAGTACGTTAAATCGCACATGGAATGCTCCATAGTGTGCGTACAGAAGGAACTCACCGTTATAGAGCGAGCGCAAAACGATTATAGATCGGCATTGAGTGAGACACGAGTATGTCGTATTCCTTCGTACCTGGACACCGGCCAGAAGCTAAAGAATCGAACTCAGAGTAGAATGAAGAACGTCGAGACAAAATCCTCTCTGTTTAGTACAAAGAAGACTGACCTATTGATAGCGGTGATGCACGGGAGCAGTATGTTGTG CACGGTTCCGACTACGCCAGAGCAGAACAAATCATCGTCTTCGTCGTTGCTGTCCTTGTCGTCGACGTTGGAATCTCCCGCG AGTCGAAAAAAGGAAATTTGTAAATTCTTCAAAATGGGCATCTACCGCTATGGGTCGGTCTGTTCGAATACACACGTCGCCCCTGCTACGGAACAGACACAATCCGGTCTATCCTTTGCAGCCGATTCAGGACCCAGTTTCACCATTGATCCTCTCAAACGGATCAACGCATCGGAATTTGTTTTTAAGTTCAATCAATGGCAATCCCCTACTGGTTCGGTTGAGGTACAACAGACAGAACAGATGTTACCAGAAGAACGACTGGTATCACTGGATTTGTCCGAGGAAGGTGTGGTAGCTGATGACGAAGCGGAAGAAGAAGATGCCATCGCAGCTGCTGGAATGCCCTATGCGGTCGTTATCACAATAAGCGTGGGAATGATCGGAATCCACGTCGATTCGGTGCTATGCCCATACTTCGAGAGTAGGGGCGTCTGCATGATGGACACGTGTCCGTATGTGGCAATATACAAGCGGTGCGACAAATTTTGTCTGAACGCGCTCGACAAGGAACACCAAGGGCTGCACGACGTCGAGTGTATCAAACAGCACGAGCTGGACATGCAGCAGTCGTTCACCATCCATCGATCCAAGGACAAAATCTGCGACATCTATTTGAAGGTAGTCATGGAGAAGCTGTGCCGCGAGCAACGATTCGGAATCCTACCCAACTTCAGTAACATTTTCTACCTGAAGTGCATCTGGACGTTGCGACAGGCGAAACACTCCAAGAACAATATTAAACTGGGCTGTCGTACGTGTCGCATCCCGTCGCACTTTGTGTGTCTCAGTATCGTGTGGGTGGGGAGTCGCGAGGAGAAGGATGAGCCGATCAATGACAATATGATGGCCTGCAACATTACCCACTGCAAGCACTTTAAGCAGGATTCAAGCAAGTGTCTGTTCGGGAACAAGTGCTTTTACGTGCTGGTCGATGTGGGTGGTCCGTCACGACAGACCGACAACCGACTGCAGATCAGCCATCTACAAGAATTTTTCCGCAATGTGCTGTACCAGCGAGAGCTCCTGATCGACTTCGTATTGTCCATATTATCCGACAGCGACGACTCAGCGATGTCTGAACTGTAA